taaacctttagctttgttattttctaatgctttggttagttttagtgtttttatattttgtaggacaataagagagaaatgatacaattcaagcaaaatacaaggaaattcggatgcagcagaccagtacatttagactgatcataacaggaccaaaagatatcctttttgggagtttcttaggtctaaattgaagttcaagatgtcaactttccaacgcaacaagtttcagccaatttggagatgcgtggaaaaagatatggctgtttgaatttcagtcgtcggatcatcccgaaaatccggaaccatcactcttattatttttcttttgcttcatcccttgtctccccaaagctagagccaatacacgtttttctccacattctcagccacttaatcacttttttttccactcaacatcattccataaaacactcaccactcattccataaaacactcaccactcattccataaaacattcaccactcatctctccactcatacacccactcacccattccacacaaaccacttgactataaaaggagaccaaggctgaaaatcaaggaagagaggaggcatgagcctctttgtacataacttcttgcttctcttcttcttgtagcttatttctttccttttgaaactctttgatttttatgcttttttaatattttaagttgtagttattttatcatgtgtagctaatattttcgtttggggttgaggatgaaacctcaccattgaagagaaaccgagtttttgtgcttgttcatgctatttgagtttatggatttgatttctcattgctcTACTTcggttttcttgaaatgatgttttgatatctcttgtggtttccggatacaagtgatgatgtggaataagtttcattaaatcggttgcttggtttttcatctatcaaaacattggacattcattgtgcgccgtttgactaatacattgttttatcggttagaatgaagatatccattgtgattgaatgatacattggatgtttggatttcaattggtactctttgtgatttgtgctatgaacggaatcataGGATGATCTAAATgaattttgaagcaatgtagagcatacctaagatttataagTGACAACCttgaataagtgtgatgagcatgagattaggttgatatgatttggtgagtgtgaattccaaaaccctaaacccctttattttcgttattttcgtttatactttcttttaacaaaaaccataaatttggaactaggttaaaataggattagtttgaatagagattaattttcgcaacacaattccctgtgggatcgacctcgcacttgcacatacactatattgcaaaagattcgtgcgcttgcgagtattataatttgcacatcaCCAGTCATtcctgatagtgagactcaggatgacagattcccgCTGTCACAGCGGGGGGGGATGCCTATGCCGGCTATGCGGTCGGGACAGCTGTCGGCACCGGCTGGGGGCCAGGGCCCGGGacctggggagagccagatgcatgtttatggacagagccagttgccgcttcctggggagagtcaggacccagatgtgggggagagccagcTGCCCCGCGAGGGGGATGATGTGATGTTGGGGCTTGATCAGTTAGCAcatgatgtcccccaggatatgccttcggatgacgatcatgatgatgagcatcacccagaagatcaggcaggcgaggagcatgctggtGACCCAGCGACCGAGCACATAGCGTTCGACCAGATTcggctgatgggtaagtacatttgTATACATcattataaactaattaatttagtaagttcgtataatatttaaattgaatttttaatttattgatataattaagttatttagtgttaatatattaacgttttatatttattgactagggtataacccagacgggagcatatattttgaggtgattaaggaccctgagagaaattgggtgctcccgaggggtaagaaagttgtgttgcagtacaatgctgcaacacaaccagtgggacgagcatgcaatcgttatagacgggctgcAGGCAAGCTGTTACGGAGCGGGTCTCATATTCACTTGCGGGACAAATGGGGAAAGGTAGATAAACAGGTTAAGCAGGctatgtgggatgccataatggtaagtgtatgaaactaatatatgtattttgtgaaattaaagttaagatgattttttctttattgaactgctaaaattaatcagtagattgaatgtgcagcaagaattttatgtacccgtatccgtcgaccagcgcctggcacagaatgaattctggggtgatatgggccgtaagcaccgttcgtggaagtcgaagttgaggacccagctaaatattcgagatggtgacacgccattgacaatacgtgcgagaatgccagagacgttttttgataagtatgaccgaacggatgtggaggacgtactgcacgagtggtgcacaaaaGTAAATGTGGTACgtaggtctttgaatgtattactataatgttgtgtttttttaataaacagttcattcaatcataacacataagtaattaaaagtatcaattctgacattttttttgggaatgttcaatgtaaaggagaggtctgaacgaatgaagcggctgcgggagcagcaagacatcccccatagtctggggtccaaaagttatgccagatttaatcacgatgaggtatggaacaatatgtaaaaaccctaattcttatttgtgcgtaattgttctttcttaacgttaaattatatatccaatgtttgttatatatttatactgtatggcgacaggcatctatatctggcacgccccccactcgcgccgagtcgtttgtgaagacgcacacaaggaaagacggcacttacctgaacgagcggacacgggacctatgcATATGCTACTGTTATAGGTTatcgattattattagttatgcgtgtgataaagtatttattaattaccattgttttgtatgttgacgacgtacaggagcggatgacacagagtttgtccactgatcctgctgcctcggaccccgtctcatcagatacggtgcgttgggcacctggcgacgcgtacgagcaagcgattgggcgacccgagtatgcgggtagggttcggcaggttgggccgaacgttactcctgttcgcgggacttgtttctcgtataggggccgcacacgggggggaccggccaagggcacgtctcaggattgggctgctcaCAAAATTGCGgagttggagggcatagtgcgggccgagagagagcgggctgacagcatggagcagcgcatacgaCAGATTGATgatatggagcagcgcatgcgacattttgatgctatggagcagcgcatgcgacattttgaggccttcatgtcctctacaggattatcgttcgtatgtCTTGgagctcagcagtcttcacctgcacacgtcggtagtacgtcatctgttagtagtgcgcctgcaggtatggttcatattatgtatacacttaggtttatttttaatttgttctcattacttgtttaaatttgcatataatattatgtaggttaattatttttagtacttgcaggtaatgcgacaactgttggtccgttgtcgccttctggacaattgctgagccaacaatcccctctcgggactccttcgcccgttacaccatctcttgcgggacaatcgacAGTTGGTGAGCtcacgcccgggactgcacctcgtgatccgcagagacgtcctccagatttgtagatattttgtgtattttttttttttttagtaccgaataactttattaaattaagaatctcaaatttgttgatattgttgtgtaagtagttatatatagtaatgaatatatttattagtacatggtattcgaatttttaaaaaaagttgttttgattaatttgtgcaatttgattttgtgatatttttggataaaataaatttggagaattttagtaaaatatatatatatatatatatatataaaagaatatttatataaaatatataaatatattttaaataaaaagaaattaaaaaatagaatatatatatatatatatatatatatatatatatatatatatatatatatatatatatatatatatatataaaatatactgcggccaacatctggccgcgtgtattattatacacgcggccagatggccgcgcgtattaatgtacacgctgcaaattggccgcgtgtattaaaatacacgctgcCAAATGTGCAATTAGCATTGCCCAGATCCACCGCGTGTATCTACGCGGCTAATTACACGCGGCGAACtatttgccacgtgtacagtt
This DNA window, taken from Alnus glutinosa chromosome 5, dhAlnGlut1.1, whole genome shotgun sequence, encodes the following:
- the LOC133868142 gene encoding uncharacterized protein LOC133868142, whose product is MPAMRSGQLSAPAGGQGPGPGESQMHVYGQSQLPLPGESQDPDVGESQLPREGDDVMLGLDQLAHDVPQDMPSDDDHDDEHHPEDQAGEEHAGDPATEHIAFDQIRLMGYNPDGSIYFEVIKDPERNWVLPRGKKVVLQYNAATQPVGRACNRYRRAAGKLLRSGSHIHLRDKWGKVDKQVKQAMWDAIMQEFYVPVSVDQRLAQNEFWGDMGRKHRSWKSKLRTQLNIRDGDTPLTIRARMPETFFDKYDRTDVEDVLHEWCTKVNVERSERMKRLREQQDIPHSLGSKSYARFNHDEASISGTPPTRAESFVKTHTRKDGTYLNERTRDLCICYCYRNANGPAHQLAKLAITNVISQIWVDYHPECIASIVLAEQTTPSVESMHRDKLSIPKRTASLFPK